One Alkalinema sp. FACHB-956 DNA window includes the following coding sequences:
- a CDS encoding metal ABC transporter ATP-binding protein, producing the protein MTVRYRSVLALEQVSFGLDAGKMLGILGANGAGKSTLMKGILGLTPTVSGQVFYDGQPFQQQRHRVAYVPQRSQIDWAYPATVWDVVLMGRVRSAGWLSPISAPSRRIAMEALERLGMADYRDRSIGELSGGQQQRVFLARAMTQQADLFLLDEPFVGVDQRTQTVIFDLLRELTQEGKTILVVHHDLGASLNHFDELLLLNRRLIAQGDRATVMTPENLHQAYGSFFHLPQAA; encoded by the coding sequence ATGACCGTGCGCTACCGCAGTGTGCTGGCACTGGAACAGGTGAGTTTTGGGCTGGATGCGGGCAAGATGCTGGGCATTTTGGGAGCCAATGGTGCAGGAAAAAGCACCTTGATGAAGGGGATTTTGGGGCTGACGCCTACGGTGTCCGGGCAGGTGTTTTACGATGGGCAACCGTTTCAGCAGCAGCGCCATCGCGTGGCCTATGTGCCGCAACGCAGTCAGATTGATTGGGCCTATCCAGCGACGGTGTGGGATGTGGTTTTGATGGGGCGGGTTCGATCGGCGGGGTGGCTCAGTCCGATCAGTGCGCCGAGTCGTCGGATTGCCATGGAAGCATTGGAGCGCTTGGGCATGGCGGATTATCGCGATCGCTCGATCGGGGAATTGTCCGGTGGGCAGCAACAGCGGGTGTTTCTAGCACGGGCGATGACCCAGCAGGCGGATTTATTTCTCCTGGATGAACCATTTGTAGGGGTTGACCAAAGGACGCAAACCGTTATTTTTGATTTGCTGCGGGAATTAACCCAGGAAGGGAAAACGATTTTGGTGGTGCACCATGATTTGGGCGCGTCATTGAATCATTTTGATGAATTGCTGTTACTGAATCGTCGTCTCATTGCCCAGGGCGATCGGGCTACGGTTATGACGCCGGAGAATTTACACCAAGCCTATGGCAGTTTTTTCCACTTACCCCAAGCTGCCTAG
- a CDS encoding zinc ABC transporter substrate-binding protein — protein MAARFSLRLKLRTLDSASRISTRLQRSQPARFQPARFQPAQWSRRAMLGAIGGVLAIGLGSCQLPGSSPQGTRKPRVVATSTILADLTHRIGKDDIDLQGILKPGDDPHTYEPIPQDTVTLEKADLVLYNGYNLEPGLIRLMQANALNAKKIPVGEVITPLKLDKEGELVPDPHVWGNAKNAMRMVEVIRDELINLQPQNRDRFTQNAQALITELQRLDRWIAEQIQTLPPERRKLVTTHDAFQYYAQAYGLTVVGTLIGISTEEQPSAQTVKQLVQTIRSTGVPTIFAETAINPALIETVAEEAKVKLAEQPLFADSIGVPGNAGDSYVEMLVVNTRLIVEGLGGTVQDFTTDTP, from the coding sequence ATGGCTGCACGTTTTTCTCTCCGGCTTAAGCTGCGTACCCTGGATTCGGCCTCCCGGATTTCGACAAGGCTTCAACGATCGCAGCCTGCCCGATTTCAGCCTGCTCGATTTCAGCCTGCCCAATGGAGCAGGCGAGCCATGTTAGGGGCGATCGGAGGTGTGCTGGCGATCGGATTGGGCAGTTGTCAACTACCTGGATCCTCTCCCCAGGGAACCCGTAAACCCCGCGTGGTCGCAACGAGTACAATTTTGGCGGATCTCACCCACCGCATTGGCAAAGATGATATTGACCTGCAAGGAATTTTGAAACCGGGGGATGATCCCCACACCTACGAGCCCATTCCCCAGGACACCGTCACGCTGGAAAAAGCCGATTTGGTGCTGTATAACGGCTACAACTTGGAACCGGGACTCATTCGTCTGATGCAGGCCAATGCCCTCAACGCCAAAAAAATTCCCGTGGGCGAAGTTATCACGCCCCTCAAATTAGACAAAGAAGGGGAGCTTGTGCCCGATCCCCACGTTTGGGGCAATGCCAAAAATGCCATGCGTATGGTCGAAGTGATTCGCGATGAACTCATCAATCTACAACCCCAAAACCGCGATCGCTTTACCCAAAACGCCCAAGCTTTGATAACTGAGCTGCAACGCCTCGATCGCTGGATTGCTGAGCAAATCCAAACCCTACCACCGGAACGACGCAAACTGGTGACTACCCACGATGCGTTTCAATACTACGCCCAAGCCTACGGTTTAACGGTCGTCGGCACCCTCATCGGCATCAGTACCGAAGAACAACCCAGCGCCCAAACCGTCAAGCAATTGGTTCAAACCATTCGATCGACGGGCGTTCCAACCATTTTTGCGGAAACGGCGATTAATCCCGCATTGATTGAAACCGTTGCTGAAGAAGCCAAAGTGAAACTGGCGGAACAACCCTTATTTGCAGATTCGATCGGTGTTCCCGGAAACGCAGGCGATTCCTACGTGGAAATGCTAGTTGTCAACACTCGATTAATTGTCGAAGGATTGGGGGGAACCGTGCAGGACTTTACGACAGATACTCCCTAG
- the leuB gene encoding 3-isopropylmalate dehydrogenase — translation MMASYRITLLPGDGIGPEIMAVTVQVLKRIGEKFNLAFEFQEALVGGAAIDATGEPLPAATLETCKQSDSVLLAAIGGYKWDTLPRHQRPETGLLALRAGLGLFANLRPATILPQLVDASSLKREIVEGVDIMVVRELTGGIYFGQPRGVVETETGEKRGFNTMVYSESEIDRIGRVAFETAQKRRKKLCSVDKANVLEVSQLWRDRITALAAEYADVELTHMYVDNAAMQLVRNPKQFDTIVTGNLFGDILSDAAAMLTGSIGMLPSASLSSARPGLYEPVHGSAPDIAGQDKANPLAQILSAAMMLRYDLNEAAAAEAIEQAVVTVLDQGYRTGDIMSEGMIAVGCKGMGEAILAAIG, via the coding sequence ATCATGGCAAGCTACCGCATTACACTGCTTCCTGGAGATGGCATTGGCCCTGAAATTATGGCGGTCACCGTTCAGGTACTAAAGCGCATTGGCGAAAAGTTTAATCTTGCGTTTGAGTTTCAGGAAGCACTTGTGGGGGGAGCCGCCATTGACGCGACGGGAGAGCCGCTCCCCGCAGCGACCTTAGAAACCTGTAAACAAAGTGATTCTGTCCTGCTGGCTGCGATCGGTGGCTACAAGTGGGATACGTTACCTCGTCACCAGCGCCCAGAAACGGGGTTATTAGCACTGCGGGCAGGCTTAGGGTTATTTGCTAACCTGCGTCCGGCCACGATTCTGCCCCAATTGGTGGATGCGTCCAGCCTCAAGCGGGAAATTGTAGAAGGCGTGGACATCATGGTGGTCCGGGAACTGACGGGCGGCATTTACTTTGGGCAACCGCGCGGCGTCGTGGAAACGGAAACGGGGGAAAAGCGTGGGTTTAACACCATGGTCTACAGCGAATCGGAAATCGATCGCATCGGTCGGGTGGCCTTTGAAACCGCCCAAAAACGCCGCAAAAAGCTATGTTCCGTAGACAAGGCTAATGTGCTGGAAGTGTCGCAACTGTGGCGCGATCGCATCACCGCTCTGGCAGCGGAGTATGCCGACGTAGAACTGACCCACATGTACGTGGACAATGCGGCCATGCAGTTGGTGCGCAATCCCAAGCAATTTGACACGATCGTGACGGGCAATCTGTTTGGCGATATTCTCTCCGATGCAGCGGCCATGCTGACGGGCAGTATTGGGATGTTGCCCTCCGCCAGCCTCAGTTCCGCCCGACCGGGCTTGTACGAACCTGTACATGGATCGGCTCCCGACATTGCCGGACAGGATAAAGCGAACCCCCTCGCCCAAATCCTCAGTGCGGCGATGATGTTGCGTTATGACCTGAATGAAGCCGCAGCGGCGGAAGCGATCGAACAAGCCGTGGTGACCGTTCTCGATCAGGGATATCGCACCGGAGACATCATGTCAGAAGGGATGATCGCGGTAGGCTGCAAAGGCATGGGCGAGGCGATCCTAGCGGCGATCGGATAG
- a CDS encoding low-complexity tail membrane protein produces the protein MKINQFWLDPYLWIHLSGIVVVPIALLGCGIALASAPSSFSAIVEFLLIFVIGSLPIFWMQWQRPFYIYSILVIAIHPDALTPNQQKILSLFQTCRNPLLLLLGAIGLGVLLWQIQSWAALATAILPIPPVLRLPAAAIAFFLATLFLEVPLSVVQVMLAGEEHFAAAEPLTVPTIKQNFTIVGLKVNQILPTTPA, from the coding sequence ATGAAAATAAATCAATTTTGGTTAGATCCCTATTTGTGGATCCACTTATCTGGAATTGTGGTGGTTCCGATCGCTCTCCTAGGCTGCGGGATTGCCTTAGCGTCTGCACCGTCCAGCTTTTCCGCGATCGTAGAATTCTTGCTGATTTTTGTGATCGGCAGCTTGCCCATTTTCTGGATGCAATGGCAAAGGCCGTTTTATATCTATAGCATCCTCGTGATTGCTATCCATCCCGACGCACTCACCCCCAATCAACAGAAAATTTTGTCCCTGTTTCAAACCTGCCGAAACCCACTGCTGTTGTTGCTGGGCGCGATCGGCCTAGGCGTTCTATTGTGGCAAATCCAGAGTTGGGCTGCACTAGCAACTGCGATCTTGCCGATACCTCCAGTTTTGCGATTACCCGCCGCCGCGATCGCCTTTTTTCTAGCCACGCTTTTTTTGGAAGTTCCGCTCAGTGTTGTTCAAGTGATGCTGGCAGGCGAAGAGCATTTTGCTGCCGCAGAGCCGCTCACCGTCCCCACGATAAAACAGAACTTTACTATCGTGGGTCTAAAAGTTAATCAAATTCTTCCCACGACACCCGCGTAA
- a CDS encoding permease — protein sequence MYQFNSAFTLFLSLIVEAMPFLLLGVLFSGLLQFFVSERRLVALLPKNAFLGSLAGSCIGFLFPVCECGNIPVARRLLMQGAPASVAIGFLLAAPVINPIVIWATWVAFRDQPEVVFLRVGLSLAIATLLGWIFSIQKDLRPFLRPAVATAITVRQDRLAQEPQATPSWKILETNKPKTSSPLLGSGMFLLGQSNQPLPTGDAIALQAAFTDVVKQPLSLRLRLLVEGMVQELRELAGVLIFGSLVAALLQTFVPREWVLSLGQDPVTSVLAMMLLAALVSICSTVDSFFALSFSSSFTTGSLVSFLVFGPMIDLKGVGLMLTMFKPRAIVYLFAIAAQLTFISGMVLNFYFG from the coding sequence ATGTATCAATTTAACAGCGCTTTCACTCTGTTTCTCAGCTTGATCGTAGAGGCTATGCCTTTCCTGTTACTGGGAGTTCTCTTCTCAGGATTGCTACAATTTTTTGTCAGCGAACGAAGATTGGTCGCCCTACTGCCCAAAAATGCTTTTCTAGGATCCTTGGCAGGCAGTTGCATCGGTTTTTTGTTTCCCGTCTGTGAGTGTGGCAACATTCCGGTCGCACGACGCCTGTTGATGCAAGGCGCACCAGCCTCTGTCGCGATCGGCTTTCTCCTGGCCGCTCCGGTCATCAATCCCATTGTGATTTGGGCGACTTGGGTGGCCTTTCGGGATCAACCGGAGGTCGTGTTTCTGCGGGTGGGTTTATCCCTGGCGATCGCCACGCTATTAGGTTGGATCTTCAGCATTCAAAAAGATCTGCGGCCTTTTTTGCGCCCTGCCGTTGCCACCGCCATCACCGTCCGCCAAGACCGTCTTGCCCAGGAACCGCAAGCTACTCCAAGCTGGAAAATTCTAGAAACCAACAAGCCGAAAACCTCCAGTCCACTGTTAGGCTCCGGGATGTTTCTCCTCGGCCAATCCAACCAACCTCTGCCCACTGGAGACGCGATCGCCCTCCAGGCAGCCTTCACCGATGTGGTCAAGCAACCCTTGTCGCTGCGGCTGCGGCTATTGGTAGAAGGCATGGTACAGGAGCTGCGGGAACTGGCGGGCGTGTTAATTTTTGGTAGTTTGGTGGCGGCGCTGCTGCAAACCTTTGTACCGCGCGAGTGGGTCTTAAGTTTAGGCCAAGATCCCGTGACCTCCGTTTTGGCCATGATGTTGCTGGCGGCATTGGTGTCGATCTGCTCTACCGTAGATTCGTTCTTTGCGCTGTCGTTTTCCTCTTCGTTTACGACGGGTTCTCTTGTTTCCTTCCTGGTCTTTGGCCCCATGATTGACCTGAAAGGGGTAGGACTGATGTTGACCATGTTCAAACCCAGAGCGATCGTTTACCTGTTTGCGATCGCGGCGCAGTTAACCTTTATTTCCGGCATGGTTTTAAACTTCTACTTTGGATAG